ATCACAAAAATGGATTGGCTTAGTCTAATAAACTAACCTTTTAAGCAAAACACCGCAGCAAGCGGTGTTTTTCGTTTGATTTTTTGCAAAAATCGTTTTAGTTTCAGAAAAATATCAGTGTGTTAGCTATCATTTTATCTTTTTTCACCACAAAGGTTGTATACTAAAATGTGTTTTATATTGAGATAAGTAAGGAAAACAAAATGCGTTTAGATGATGAAAGAGAAAGTCGTAATGTGGAAGATCGCCGTGGGCAATCAGGTTTTGGTGGTGGGAGAAGAGTCTCCGTTGGACGTGGAAAGGGCAGTATTTTAGGCTTTATTATCTTGTTGGTTGGGGCTTATTACGGTGTGGATTTATCGGGTATTGTTGGTTTTGGTCAAGAAGAAACATATCAACAACAGGAACAGAGTAGCTATCGTGCATCATCTGAAGAAGCAGAAATCAATACGTTGTCACGAAAAGTATTGGCAACCACAGAGCGGGTTTGGGGTAATTATTTTCGTCAAAGTGGGATGACTTATCGTGAACCAACGTTGGTGCTGTATCGGGGGCAACTCAAACCGCTTGTGGTACGGGTCAGTCTGTAATGGGACCATTTTATTGTCCTGTTGATGAAAAAATCTATCTGGATTTATCATTTTATGATGATATGAAACACAAACTCAAAGCTGCAGGGGATTTTGCTTTTGCTTATGTCATTGCTCATGAAGTGGGGCATCATATTCAACATCAATTAGGTATTACAGAGCAAACTCAAAAGGCACAACGTAACGCTTCTAGCCGGAAAGAAGCTAATCAGATTTCAGTGAGTGTAGAGCTGCAGGCCGACTGCTTTGCGGGGGTATGGGGCTATCACATTCAGAAAGAAGGGCGTTTGGAAGCAGGAGATGTGGAAGAAGCTTTTTTAGCAGCGGAAGCCGTAGGCGATGATCGCTTGCAGAAACAAAGCCAAGGCAGAGTGATTCCTGATAGTTTTACTCATGGTTCTTCCGCACAACGTTTAGCGTGGTTTAGAAAAGGATTACAATCTGGCAACCCAAATGTTTGTGATACTTTTTAATCATTTGCTCACAAATTTTTGACAATTCATAACGATTGCTCTAGTTTAGCGGTATTTTGTGAACACTATAAGAATAAAGAGAGAATATGACATACAGAAACGATGATATTCGTATCAACCACATTGAAGAATTGCTGCCTCCTGTGGCGTTGTTAGAGCGTTTTCCTGCCAGTGATGTGGCTGCAGATACCGTGGCAAAAGCACGTTTGGCGGTCAATCGCATTTTATCGGGCGAAGATGACCGCTTGTTAGTGGTGATTGGGCCTTGCTCCATTCACGATCCTGAAGCCGCATTAGATTATGCGAAAAAAATCCAAGCGATCCGAGCCAATCCACAAATCAATCAGCATTTGGAAGTGGTGATGCGGGTCTATTTTGAAAAACCACGTACCACAGTTGGTTGGAAAGGACTGATTAATGACCCGTATTTAAACGAAACTTTTGCGTTAAACGATGGCTTACGCATTGCCCGCAAAGTGCTTTCCGACATCAACGACCTCACTGTTCCCGCAGCAGGGGAGTTTTTGGATATGATCACTCCGCAATATGTGGCTGATTTTATGAGCTGGGGAGCGATTGGAGCAAGAACGACTGAATCACAAGTGCATCGTGAATTAGCTTCGGGGCTTTCCTGTGCAGTCGGTTTTAAAAATGCCACTAACGGCAGCGTGAAAATTGCGTTAGATGCTATCGGTGCTGCTGAAGCTCCGCACCATTTCTTGTCGGTAACCAAATTTGGACATTCCGCCATCGTTTCCACTGCAGGCAACCCAGATTGCCACATCATTTTGCGTGGGGGGGATAGCGGTACCAATTACGATGCGGTATCGATCGAAAAAGTTTGTGCCGACATCGAAAAATCAGGTCGTCGTCCTCACGTGATGGTCGATTTCAGTCACGCCAACAGCCAAAAACAATTCAAACGCCAACTTGATGTGTGCAACGATGTTGCTGCTCAAGTCGCCCATGGATCGCACAAGATCTCGGGCGTGATGATTGAGAGTCATTTGATCGAAGGTCGCCAAGACTTAGTTGAAGGAAAGGCACTGACCTACGGTCAAAGTATTACCGATGCTTGTATCGGCTGGGACGACAGCGAAAAAGTGCTTTTCCAACTCGCCGATGCGGTGGCACAACGTCGCAACAAGCGGTAAGATCTAGATGATTTTTTGCAAATAGGATTAATTAAAAGGGACGTAAGAGCGTCCCTCTATATTTTTATGATGAAGACAATTTTAGTATTAGATACCGCCACTGAAGCCTGTTCTGTGGCGTTATTTCACCAAGGCAAAACCACTTTTTTAGATGAGATCAGTCCACGTACGCATACGCAGCGGATTTTACCCATGGTCGATGAGTTGTTATCGCAAGCGGGTATTTCTCTGAAAGAAGTCGATGTGCTTGGATTTGGACGTGGGCCAGGCAGTTTT
The nucleotide sequence above comes from Pasteurellaceae bacterium Orientalotternb1. Encoded proteins:
- a CDS encoding 3-deoxy-7-phosphoheptulonate synthase, whose product is MTYRNDDIRINHIEELLPPVALLERFPASDVAADTVAKARLAVNRILSGEDDRLLVVIGPCSIHDPEAALDYAKKIQAIRANPQINQHLEVVMRVYFEKPRTTVGWKGLINDPYLNETFALNDGLRIARKVLSDINDLTVPAAGEFLDMITPQYVADFMSWGAIGARTTESQVHRELASGLSCAVGFKNATNGSVKIALDAIGAAEAPHHFLSVTKFGHSAIVSTAGNPDCHIILRGGDSGTNYDAVSIEKVCADIEKSGRRPHVMVDFSHANSQKQFKRQLDVCNDVAAQVAHGSHKISGVMIESHLIEGRQDLVEGKALTYGQSITDACIGWDDSEKVLFQLADAVAQRRNKR